The Mangifera indica cultivar Alphonso unplaced genomic scaffold, CATAS_Mindica_2.1 Un_0053, whole genome shotgun sequence genome includes the window ATAACCTCAGCGAATTCAGGTACAAGGGGCATACCCAATTCTTAAATAAGCTGAACAGGCTTTCCAAATGTTGGTTCAAGTTCCCACAAAATCAGAGAGAGGTCACCGTGACATTAGCTTGAGTTATGCTGACATCAATATGATAGTTGGATTGGCCTGACCTAAAAGTTGAACTGCGGttcaatattattttctcattcaatTCAGAAATGAGGTCGTTCATTTAATGGTTTGACAATACCCAAATTTAGAGATTACATAGAACACTCGTTTCTATCACTGGAACATTTGTTCCTCTACCAGTTCCTATTACTGGGACACCCGTTTTCACTTGGAACGCTTGTTTTGATTTGCAACTGAAACCCCCCATCCTTCACTTGCAGTACCTTTTCCTAAATTAGGATCACCGTATCcaacaatattttcattgaattttgcGTGAAAAAATATCTATAGATAGAGAAGAAAGACATGAGAGCCTCCATCTACCTTTTTCTAAACGAAAGAGCTTTTGGTCCTGCAACCAAACAAGAGGACTTTTAATGAGAAGAAAGTAACGATGAGATCGAAGTATGTTCCTTATCCAATAGGAGGTGTAGTTAAGGTCCTTGGACAATTTTACTTCCTCTAACTATCAGTAATGTTTTATGCTTATAGTCAAATACGCATGTTTACAAGTCAATATCACATCAATTTGAGTTCTTTGTATGTGATTTTCTTATAATTGTTGTGACGCCATAGGGGGGATGCAAATGTGTTGAGTCGAATTGagtaatgtttgatttaattttgattcgattatatatatatatatatatatatatatatgttaagttCAAACTCATCAAATTGATAAAATGTTGATTcaagtcaaaataaaaacaaatgattAAAGCTCgatttaaaaagaatatatattttaatcctttaatttataaaaaaaaataatttttaatcttatcatttatatatttaaaattatttttgtatttaaaattaaacaaatgacATGTgtaatgtaatatttaaaacttttatgaGCTTATAGATATTGTATTCGAACCAAATTATGAGTTCACAAATTCACTGAGCTAATCGATATTAGGTTTCAACTCAGTTCGACTTTAATGAAGTAGAGTTATGAGGTACTTGTGAGTGGCTAAGCTCTTTTGCAGGCCTAACACCAACACAAAAATACTCATATTAGTTGCCATCACAATCCAAGAACTTGAATGCCAAGAAGAGATCAAAGGCATGAGAATTCCATCTATCTGTTGATGTATATCTTATCACTGATTAAGGATGCAAAAAGAAATGttgatatcttattatataattgaataatattttattttttatttaaaataatgatcaattcaaatctaattgaATTGAACAAGAATCAATTTGAGCTCAGATTGAATTCGGAGCATTGAGCTTAAGCTAACTAATAGTAACATCATTGGGATGAACAATAATACCAAATAAGTAAACACTAACATCAAAGAGATGAGCAAAAATATAAAGTGGATCTTATCCAAGTTGGCTTGAATCACATCTATTACTCAATTTGAACAAGTTTATCTCGATCTGGAGCTCTAGCTTTGACAACTTACATTTAGATCAATTTGTTTGTCCATTTGGAGAtattatatgtgaatattgttatatacataattttatgcataaataacaccgtgttatcatatgagttaatagttaaaaattaaagataaaataacactaattatatgataacacatcgtTATTTATGCACtcagttttattgattatttatcacattaacaatattgttcatcatttcgataatattattcaccTCGTTGGcaatttttcaatgatattgtatattaactcaaacaaatttaaactagaaCTAGACATTATAGAGTCAATCTAACCTTGAATCTACCTTAGCCTCAATTCAATTTGGATTGAATCCACCTTTAACAATAACGTTGGAGAGATAAATCATTAGTATTCTTCAAACTCGACCTAAACAGGAACTCCAACTCGAGTTCACTGAATATGGATTCGAGTTTGAGCTAACTCCATTTCTGTTTAtatctaatacaaaattatacaatcacataatgacacattaaagtttttatttaaatttatactcacACCACACAATAATGTTTTCATAGTCCAATGCTTTGATTCAAAGCAACAATTTGTATACATGCATTCGATTCACTATTCCTATTATACACAACACCACAACTTTTCAACAAATAATCACAGAAGATTCTAAATCTCTCCGAGTTCTGATAGCGtgattagtttaaataattCCAGAGATAATCGAGGTCTACTGGTCCACCAGAACTTGATGGATGATGATGATCCTGAAACGATTTCTGAACAACTTCATGGTTAGACACCACTGAATCCTGAGAAAACTTTGCTTTTGAAACTGTTGTCTTCATGCTTGGTTCATGATTTTCAAGCAACATCTTCAGAATGGACTGATCTTGCATGAAAATCGAATCCGGGTGCTGCAAATTCGGAAAGTTTGGCATCGTTTGGGCGACGAAAATCGAGTCTGAAACTGGGAAGTTGATATCGGCGTGTGGGttggaggaagaagaaggagcTAAAAGTGAAGTGTTGTAAGGATCCATcatgtcttcttcttctactttgTAAGTTTTAATCTTATGGTCCTCCTCCTCCTCTATGGGCTCGGAGAAGCAGGTCACGTGAGAAGAATCCATCAATGGAGGCAACGCAGAAGAAGAACATGAATTGTTCCCAAAAATTGAACCCAATTTCACCATGCCTtgaatattcattttcttccctCCATGCCTCTTCTGTAACACCCTGGAAATCACCCATTCGTTCTGCCCAAAAGCAAGCCAAAATAAAGcacaaaaaagagaagaaaaactgagggaaaaaaaaaaataaaacacaggAATTATTGTTACCTTGGCAGTTTTGGGAAGATTATAAGCAGAATATTTTCCTTCTAATCTAAATTCATGCATAACCCAGTTGGTTTTTTCACCTTTTGGGGCTCTTCCTTTGTAAAAAACCAAAGTTTTCTTCATTCCAACAAGAGATTTGTTTCTGTAAATCTCTTTATCTTTGCCTGTGGCTTTCCAATAACCAGCTTTAGTTGCTCTATTTGTTCTCAATCCAGTTGGGTATTTTCTATCTCTTACACAGAAAAAATACCATTCTTTTTCACCCATTTTAGCCCTCCCTTCAATTCACAAAACACAAACGTTGaaacaacaaaaacagaaacataatttccaaaacaaaaacatttttcacTTACTGGGCAAATCCCAAGGCTCGCACTTGTTCAAATCAGCCTCACCAATGGCTCttgcaataaaacaagtgtcAAGAACTTTTGGTGTCAAGTAGTGAGATATGAGTTCTTCATCAGTGGGATGAAATCTGAACCCTGGAGGCAATTCCATCTGTTCATCATAACTTTCCATATCTCAAATGGGttgttgttaaaaaaatatcaaagagaagaagaaaaggtttAGATGAAAGTGAGAACTCTGAAGAAATGTAATTTTGTGTTAAGAGGAAAAAGTGTGTGTTATGTGGAACAAGACTCCCTAAATACTGGTTTTTACGGCAACCAAAAAAATACTGGTTTTCAGAGAGAGGAAAAAGGAAACGTGGTTTATAGGCAACTTTGGTGGCTGGCTTGGGCATAGCATTAGTATCAAAAGTGGGCATCCAAATAACAAAAAGCATACGAGTTTAAAATTTGTTCGAAACATATATGTAATAGTTATAgtattgattattatatttaagattttacttatttaatgtAATCGAATCATACAACTTAggtaaaacccaaaaaaaaatctgtttGATGGGTGGTTTCGAGCTTTCAGCTCTCTGTTCTAACCtcatttaattgttattaaattttgactAATAACAGGACATAGTTATCAAATGTGAAAAACATATGACAATGACAATATCAATTCAAAGAAGTTATTAAAGGAGAAAATGACCTGAGTAATAGcattttaattgatgaattGACATCCACTTTATCTATACTCACACACTTGGCCTTTTAATAAGTGAGCGAAGGTAGGAGGAAAGGAAGAATTTAAACTTCGTTTATGAAAAGATATTTTACGATTTCTTCTAAGAATTATAATAAGTTTATACAGTGACAATAATTTATTAGCAAATgcatttattgtttaaaaaaaaaaaaaaagtgaatagATTTTGACTTACAACCCAAATTTTGGGTGCAACTTGATAGATTTacagttttattttgatttaagtgtaattatttgttatattgattataaatattCTCTATTTTGTTCACTACTAATGtcaaaatgtgaaaataaaagacaaattgTTCAAGTAATGAATGTTACGAAATGTGAAATAATCGGAGAACAAGAGATATTATATAGTTCCAGAAAGAAGACTCAAATTTCTCCATGTCAAGTTGTCAACCAAAGTTAACTACTATTTAATTGGGCAAAAATAATCAATTCGGGTAGGTGAAACCaaacaatatttatttctagggacatctatatatatatatatatatataaaatcgaACTCATTTGTTAGGTTTTTTTGTAGTGTTTTTTTGACAAAATGACAAATATGACAATCCAgaatccaaaattttgaattttaattctattttgatgataagaTACCAAGTGGACAACAAACAATGCCAAAAAATAAGCACAAATACATGAATGCATATGGGATTGTTCTCATTCAAAGAATTTAGGTTTGGGTTTATTGTGGTAGTCACAATTTGTACActgtttttaaacttgaatgagccaaacatatgaaaatattgtttcttttttaccAATTAAGACCACagaaaattttaggaaattCTATTTAGTGAGAATCCTAGCCACAATTTTGTGGGCAACCCAAGTCTTTGTAATTGCCATCAAACAGAATGTCCGAAAGTTtacctaatttttcttttttcctatttttatataaaatgttccGGATTTATAAATATTCgaatgaaaaaattatcaaagattacAGGGGTTCGTGAAGATTGTAGttttgaactcaattttataaaatgagtaATAGTATATGTATTAACAAAATGCATATTAACAagtattattagataatttaattgtttattttatttataatttaaaattattaaattaaataatgacatatgATTAGTACCCGATagtatcaattttgttaatacatAAAGTATTATTGTTATGAAATAAGTTTGAgagaggaaaaataataatgcaaATTTTGCATCTATCTTTATATATTGAGATCAAATATATGGACAAATCAATGTGAAGGGAAGGCAGATTAAAATTAGTAGGAAAATTGTAGAAATGCCAAATAAgtcatttcatattcacaaaataaaaaattacattaaattgtCATTAGGGACGCGTGGCAGCATCAACTGTTTTAGAAGAATTTAAACCGTCTCGGCAACCTTCTTCATCCGATGGCCAGGATACCATTACTCAGTCAGCGGTCGATTTCCGCCACGTAAGTCGAAAAGAAAGAATAGACAGTGCCGCCGTTGCTGCCGAAGGATTCACGACCAAACTAATCCACGTGGAGAGTTGTGACTGAATgaaatgaaaagtaaaatacCGAACTTAAAAATCTTTCAAGTGGGCCCTGCTTCCTCTGTTCCGACACGATACCACCACAGGGAGAAACAACGTGACGAAAAACAATTGGCTGAAAACTAATACTAAATaataatgtttgaatttgattagtATTAAAGAGTTACGCTACCCAATTATCAATTAATTGTTGGAATTTTGTAATTAATCCAATTTGATTGACTTGAAAATATTGCCTGATTAGAGGCAATTAAATGACTCTTAATCCTACTTTAGATGCACAATTAGCCAGGAATACTCCAATTTAACTCTCGCTATTAAGAACTAAAACATTCATGAGCTTATTCTCTAAatcattgaaacaaaaattaacaataatttttagtgcacatagttttattaaataatgatatcaaGATTATAGGATTTTTTTCTTGTACTATAGTATTTTATGGTGATAATGCTTCAAATTGCCCTATCTTAACTCTTATCGTCCGGAGACAAAAATCTTTTTATCTGGATCGATATGTTATCGATTTTCTAATTTATAGAGTATTATATGAGAGAGATAAGCAAAGGGTATACTTGTAGTAGATGTATTAAAAAAAGGTTCTGATAAGCCtgaaaaaaatctaaactaaGAATATAAGAATATGAATCTTTGACGAATGGAATCAAAaaccattattattttgatttcgaCATCAGAAAGTGATGTGGAAAATTCCCTTTCTGGTATCAAGGGCTAGGACGacgaataataataataccGTTTAGAATCCCTTGTTACCCTCATTTCTCCTTCCTTTCTTTATCTTCTCCGCttacttttttacttttatcttaCTTTAGTGTCTTGTTCTAGTCGAATTTGATTCTATTAGAATAGAAAACTATTGAGACATTATAGGATATTTAAATCTGACATATCTAtgtttatctttcttttattttttcaaattaaaaaagattttagaaatagaaattaatcatatagtcattataaaaaatttttaaaaaaaaattatgacaaaattattctataaaacTATAATCTATTTCAACAAGGacttgaattaataaaatagaaagtTCACAAAATTAGTCAATCTTAATCAataattcttcaaagataatTAATTGGGTAATTaagatttctttttaattattaaaaagttgGCCACCATTAAATAAGTGAACCTGAATCTAGAATTGGGGCCAAAGTTTGGATCAATAACTACTATTCAATTCATCTCTATCTACAAAAGCGTTGAGAATGAATTTGGCATATTGTGGATTTTaggattgaatttgatttaagttgtttgaatttgagcttTAGGGTTGAACTAAAAATTGAATGTTCATATTTTCATTGGTAATTACTAAAGTCTAAATTCTTTCAATAATAAGCacttgtatcaaaatttttataatcacATTGTGAATAACAAGAAATGGTAATTACAGCTATATATACAAACGGATAGGTATTACtggataatgtgtcattatattattagataatttactttttagtttatttctaattcaaaatcatctaattacataatatttgtatttattatttgtgcaaaaaaaagaatatattaaacttACAAATTATATAAGTGTTGAGTATAACGGTAATAATATccattttaagaatatttttgtttgcaagggtaaaaaatttaagtcaCAATATTCCATTTTAGAAGGAAAATGGAactgaagaaaagaaagagtaGCAGAAAGAATGAATCCCCAGTGTTGGCCTCTTTGTTCTCATGTTTGGATTGCTTCTTCAAGAGGCTCTCATTTCCCCTTTTTGTAACATCATGATCCAATACCCCAATCCATTATCTATTGTGAATACAAAGTTGTTTGTTTTGAACACAAAATCCATCATTATTTTGagcttatttttaaattgtacaactcaaaatacatattattactGTAAAAGTTGACATACTATTTAATCAATCATGTTATTATCCttaaatgatgtaaaatattCATACACACTCAACATCTTTTTTAGATTTTGTTAACGTaagatttgattaaaaaagaaacattattGATGAGTTTTGGCATTCTCTCTTTGTGGGTTTggcttgattttaatttatgaaattcactttataataatttgagTACAAATATGAGAACAAACCcagatatattatatgtaattaaattttattttagagtaatattatgtatatttactttgggtacataattttatacacacttatatgtcatcaacattcaatcatatgatgacatatataaatgtgtatatatttatatacctaaaatatgtatacatagttttattatttactttatcttaaatttaaaattacttaattatataatgacatatcacttCCTATACCCgtttttgtatttattgttagtatatgaaatattatttcaaactcaaatcgGTTTTAAGCATAGTTTAGTTCGGatcaaatttacccctaatgaAATCTTAACCTTATAGCCATGAAATCATTCAAAACTTTCTTCCTAAGAACAGGGCCTACgtatttcatttgatttgagggaaatgaataatattatgttctAATTTTCCTGACCATTATGTTCTTGATTCTTCGGTGCTAGATGCATGAAACTGAGGTAGAACCAATCTTCAAAATTTCCAGAATCAAGTCTGCAAATAATTACCATAAACTGCAGGGAGCTTGCATATGCAGACCCTACAATGTAATTCTGTTAGAATTAACATGGCAACTCCGATTCAGTAGCTGAAAAATGAACCGCCATTAAATAGCTAGCAGCATAAACTAAGCCATGTTCATGTTTAAGCTAGTAAAAGAACAGAAATGCAAACCTGCAGAAAGTCTGTGGAGGATTCGGCAAAAAGAAACTGACCTGAAGACAGAAACCCTCATAGAAGTTAACAAATTTATCATCGTAAATCTAGCATGAAAGAATGAGACAGTCATATAGCCAACAATGACTCGCCGATGACACACATTATGTTTTAATTAGTGTCACAAATTTAAGCATGACATAATGTTATGCAAATCAAAACTCCTCTTTAATCAAACTTGCGGATACGATATCCACGGGTAACAATGAAAGTTTCATCGGCAAGTCATCCTTGGCTGCACCACATAGCCTCATTCCCACATGCAAGACCTTagatgatgaaaaaaatcagaaaagtgGCAGATAATCAAGAAGTTGATTTCCCAATGGAGAACCCATCATTCTTCAGTTGCATGAACAAAGAAAGAACCTAACAAAAACTGCGGAAACAAGAAGAGAACAAGAAGGAGATTGGATGGAAAACCCACATGGCAGTGAAGCCCTAGCAGTAGTTGTtgcttataaataatttttaagtctttttttttttcagttttttcagAGCTATTGAATTCAAGTATTAAATGGTGCAGGGTTTTGCTGAAAGAGGGCAGGTATAGAAGTGTCAATTTTGTGGGTGATTCAATGAGTGAAAGAAAGTTGAGTTGCTTGAGGGGTTCATTGGTGAAGGATGTGACTTTGCATGGGTACAGAAACCAAGATTTATATTAAGAAACAATATGGACAGACAAGTCTCCATCGTCTAAGTTGATGCGTTAACCCTAAAGATCTACTCGTCACCAAATTAAAGTTGGATGCCAAAAGCTTCTGCCTCATTTAAGTCTCTGTAACTGTTTTTTTGACTGGTTTCTGGCAGTACTACTTCTTGGGTCTTTGCTCCTGAGTGAGTTGAGTTAGGTGGGATCAAATTTACTCCATTTAATCATAAAACGACGTGAGGGTCTGTCTAGGGGTGTAAATTGAGTAGAGCTGCACATGACTAGTTTGCGGTTCGGCTCTTGAGTTGAATTTGACTTATTGGTGGTGGTAAGCCAAGTTAGCTCATGAGCTTATAACTCAATTTCTGAAAAATAtcgattaataaaattatatacacaaataataatatattattatataattagatattcttttatttctaatttaaaactatccaactgtataataatatattattattatatacaaaattatatatattatttttacacataacactactcaatatcaatatatgtttaaaagtttcaaatattaaattatacccATAAGATCTTACTTTATTAATGTACATAAACAATaacgtatcattatatgatttgatactttaaataaaagataaaacaatacttagTTATATcgaaacatattattatttataaataaaattatacacgttatttatataaataattttattatattttgaataagagaagataatttataaataataaaattatatacacaaataaaataatatcatgtaattaaattacatatatttaaatacaaaaaataaaataacatcataaaattaaataatttaaaataatattcaatgaCTTTAGGATCCGTCACCTTTTATGGTCAAATTTATTCACATAAGCACTGACTACGAAGTtggaatgatttttcaaaatagaGTACACCTggattattgatttttcaaaataatatcatgGTTACTGGAATTCACCAGCTACCATGCTCTTTgaatttttatgaaaacaatTATTGATTTGAAACCTGGATTAGACCCATCCATCAAGGTTTAAATGTACATCAACCTTTAGGATTGCAGAATCGTGCAGCTGTCCAAATCCCTCCAATTGCATGGATGGGCTTAGCCTCCATTTTCAACTTAGTCAAGTTGAGACTCAATCCGAGTCCATTGGCTAGAAAAATATACTACatatcatcaaattataattttgttttaattaaatattattctaatgtCACTTTAAACAGTTTATCGATGTGATCGTCAGTCAAACTGATAAGACCAACATAACCCAAATCAACCCTTGGACCAGTCAGGACCCGATAACCTTCATGCATAAGGTTGATGATGGTAAGTTGATGGTAATTTGATCTGCATCTATACATCATTCCAATCCACCCATATTATGCATAGTTCAGTACAATATGCCAATATGAAGTCAATCTTTTATACACTTTCTATTTTTGTACAATCATATAGAGATACAAGGTAGAAACAATATCAGGCAGGTGAACAATGGGAAACAATTGAATTTGCTTCCAATCACTAAATTACCTGCAAGATGATATGCCAAAACCCGAGAGAGATACATTGAAATAAATTAGCCAAAGTTGGAAACATTCTCAATCacagaaaaatatttatgattgaAGAAGCCAACGTGCTGTTTAGTAGATAGTATTCCatgaaaaaataacatgcaACGTACCATTCAGATGAGGGCTCTAGAACTGCAGACATTTCTTTCCTAAGACAAGCTTCAAACCTTTACCCATATGAAATTGCCCAGAAAGTATGACCTCCAAACCTTACCCAAATGAAATTGCCAAGAAACCATGACTATGcttttgaattctctttttttaGTATTAGTCTTGGAATTTGTACAATAACTAGGAAAAAGAGAGTTTGCTTTGTCTGTCAAAGTAACCGAAAGCAGAGACAAATAGGAGgatcataatgaattttttcttctttgggaCATCAAGATGAGATGGTTATGGTTGAAGATGAAAGAAAGGGAAGACAATCTTGTGTACTCATATTACACACGAGGAAGATTTTtggtaaaaaaggaaaaaactgaaaataaaaggTATTTATTCTCTGCTCTAATTATAAGCCACAAAACTAAgagaaattaattgaatttcaaGTTTGGTAAACCTTAAAACAAATGTTATCTTAATGAACCGGAAATTCTCTGGAAGCTGAAAGGATTATGACAATGTTTTTTTCTGGTTTGAGAGATCTACAACTTTAGATGAATATTGTTATAGGTTGAAGATgagaaagaaatggaaaagatTGAAGAGAAAAGGTAGTCAGTGACTGCTTTCTGTTATCATTTTCCTATTTTctaaaaactcaaattgaaaacataacAATGCATATATGATACAAATTCCACAGAAAACTGAATAACCAGAAATCGGAAGCATGACTGAACATACCCTAAATTTCAGATTCCAACAATGCATATGTAAGCTGCATAAACTAGCAATTATTACTTCAGAGAACATGAATTAGCTAAACAGATAAGAAGGCTAAAAAAATAAGCACAAAAGAATAtgcaaaaaattgaaattgaaagggAATAACCTGATAggccaaattaaaaaatacaaatgagaTTATCTGAAAAACCGTAAAGAAATACCACATCCAGACAATTTGGGCAGAAAAGACGGGATCATAACACACTTCTGTTAGTTTTCTAACCAAAGTCACTCTACTCCACTAATATTAAGAGTCATATAGCCAAGCTGTGCACAAATCAGTATAAAGGCTCCATTATTCACTCTGCTGTGTCATGCatgtttttttcctcttttttccAGCAGGCTAGAAATGAAAGGGCAATATTGTAGACAGCTGTACTTCACAACCAAGGAGCACTAGATTGTAAAGACAAAGTATCGATGCCTACCGTtgaattgaaataaagaaagcatAAAATATCAATGCA containing:
- the LOC123206906 gene encoding NAC domain-containing protein 100-like; its protein translation is MESYDEQMELPPGFRFHPTDEELISHYLTPKVLDTCFIARAIGEADLNKCEPWDLPRRAKMGEKEWYFFCVRDRKYPTGLRTNRATKAGYWKATGKDKEIYRNKSLVGMKKTLVFYKGRAPKGEKTNWVMHEFRLEGKYSAYNLPKTAKNEWVISRVLQKRHGGKKMNIQGMVKLGSIFGNNSCSSSALPPLMDSSHVTCFSEPIEEEEDHKIKTYKVEEEDMMDPYNTSLLAPSSSSNPHADINFPVSDSIFVAQTMPNFPNLQHPDSIFMQDQSILKMLLENHEPSMKTTVSKAKFSQDSVVSNHEVVQKSFQDHHHPSSSGGPVDLDYLWNYLN